From one Eucalyptus grandis isolate ANBG69807.140 chromosome 9, ASM1654582v1, whole genome shotgun sequence genomic stretch:
- the LOC104418371 gene encoding uncharacterized protein LOC104418371 isoform X1, with protein sequence MEEPLNEKNQGAIKGLLYKRLPCTMLLPTPTMLLPSTMLLLLPKHSRVFLKDALRAFAGILSSTSASTPLVSSRVVYASRKKKENEGKIISKNQVLPIYGSFSRS encoded by the exons ATGGAAGAACCCCTTAATGAGAAAAATCAG GGTGCTATCAAGGGCCTCCTGTACAAGCGCCTCCCCTGTACTATGCTCCTCCCCACTCCGACAATGCTCCTCCCCAGTACTATGCTCCTTCTCCTCCCGAAACACAGCCGGGTTTTCTTGAAGgatg CCTTGCGGGCCTTCGCTGGTATTCTCTCATCAACGAGTGCATCGACTCCGTTGGTTAGCAGCCGTGTTGTCTATGcttcaaggaaaaagaaggaaaatgaaggaaaaataataagcaaaaatcaagttttACCAATTTACGGATCTTTCTCTAGATCATGA